A single genomic interval of halophilic archaeon DL31 harbors:
- a CDS encoding Monosaccharide-transporting ATPase (PFAM: ABC transporter-like~KEGG: hla:Hlac_2096 ABC transporter related~SMART: ATPase, AAA+ type, core) codes for MSSDDATPATTGDGANELATDTDDPAPETAQLTGDRDVADSPLVVENLRKEFGGITAVDGASFQVERGTLTGLIGPNGAGKSTTFNCIAGTLDPTAGSVQFQGEDITGLSPDQVCNRGLVRTFQIARELSEMTVLENMMLAPKAQQGEQLRNAVLPGRRDAVIEQEEELLEAVWETLEFFEIDHLAQDNAGTLSGGQRKLLEMARALMTDPEMVLLDEPLAGVNPSLEEKLLERIHDLREQGQTFLLVEHDMDVIMEHCEHVIVMHQGQVLAQGPPEAVRGDERVVEAYLGGDI; via the coding sequence ATGAGTAGTGACGATGCCACACCAGCCACCACTGGCGACGGGGCGAACGAACTCGCAACGGACACAGACGACCCCGCCCCCGAAACGGCGCAACTCACGGGCGACCGCGACGTGGCAGATTCGCCGCTGGTCGTTGAGAACCTCCGGAAGGAGTTCGGCGGCATCACCGCCGTCGACGGCGCGTCGTTCCAGGTCGAACGCGGGACGCTCACCGGGCTCATTGGCCCGAACGGCGCCGGGAAATCAACGACGTTCAACTGTATCGCGGGCACGCTCGATCCGACCGCCGGGTCAGTTCAGTTCCAGGGCGAGGATATCACTGGGCTCTCGCCGGATCAAGTCTGTAACCGTGGGCTGGTCCGGACGTTCCAGATCGCCCGCGAGCTCTCGGAGATGACGGTGCTCGAGAACATGATGCTGGCGCCGAAGGCCCAGCAGGGCGAGCAGCTGCGGAACGCGGTGCTGCCGGGTCGCCGGGACGCGGTCATCGAACAGGAGGAGGAACTGCTCGAAGCTGTCTGGGAGACCCTGGAGTTCTTCGAGATCGACCACCTCGCACAGGACAACGCAGGCACCCTCTCTGGCGGACAGCGAAAGCTGCTGGAGATGGCGCGCGCACTCATGACCGACCCCGAGATGGTGCTGTTAGACGAGCCGCTCGCGGGGGTCAACCCCTCGCTGGAGGAGAAACTGCTCGAACGGATCCACGACCTCCGAGAGCAGGGACAGACGTTCCTGCTGGTCGAGCACGACATGGACGTGATTATGGAACACTGTGAACACGTGATCGTGATGCACCAGGGGCAGGTGCTCGCACAGGGCCCGCCCGAGGCGGTACGGGGCGACGAACGAGTGGTCGAGGCGTATCTCGGGGGTGACATCTGA
- a CDS encoding transcriptional regulator, ModE family (KEGG: hma:rrnAC3264 molybdenum-binding protein~TIGRFAM: Molybdenum-pterin binding~PFAM: Transport-associated OB, type 1; HTH transcriptional regulator, LysR), whose product MEFSTDFDARIGRGEVSLTERDVALLRAIDDHGSINAAATALGRSYSRAQQRIVELEDAFGGLVVRTRGGAGGGGSSLTDEADDLVSRFDRLRAEFNGVAETAETVLEGRVVDRDGELATVETPAGAVRALVPTDCGEVRLTLRADAVTLQSPSESPPADRTSARNRLEGSVRSVEAGEAVAMVTIDVGGDVTLSALVTAASIEKLRLHRGTPVVASFKATATRGVPIA is encoded by the coding sequence ATGGAGTTTTCGACCGATTTCGACGCCCGGATCGGGCGGGGCGAGGTGAGCCTCACCGAACGCGACGTGGCGCTGTTGCGGGCCATCGACGATCACGGATCGATCAACGCTGCCGCGACGGCGCTCGGTCGGTCCTACTCGCGGGCCCAGCAACGGATCGTCGAACTGGAAGACGCCTTCGGAGGACTCGTTGTCCGCACGCGCGGGGGGGCGGGCGGCGGTGGGAGTAGTCTCACCGACGAGGCCGACGATCTCGTATCGCGGTTCGACCGCCTGCGCGCCGAGTTCAACGGCGTCGCAGAGACGGCTGAGACGGTCCTCGAAGGGAGGGTGGTCGACCGCGACGGCGAACTCGCAACCGTCGAGACGCCCGCTGGCGCGGTTCGAGCGCTCGTGCCGACCGACTGCGGCGAGGTGCGTCTCACCCTGCGTGCTGACGCGGTGACGCTCCAATCACCATCGGAGTCGCCGCCGGCGGACCGAACCAGCGCGCGCAACCGACTGGAGGGGTCGGTCCGCAGCGTCGAGGCGGGCGAGGCCGTGGCGATGGTCACTATCGACGTTGGCGGCGACGTGACGCTCTCGGCGCTGGTGACGGCCGCCAGCATCGAGAAGTTGCGCCTCCACCGCGGGACGCCGGTCGTCGCCTCGTTCAAGGCGACGGCGACCCGCGGGGTTCCAATCGCCTGA
- a CDS encoding 3-hydroxyacyl-CoA dehydrogenase., Enoyl-CoA hydratase (KEGG: hla:Hlac_1743 3-hydroxyacyl-CoA dehydrogenase NAD-binding~PFAM: 3-hydroxyacyl-CoA dehydrogenase, NAD binding; 3-hydroxyacyl-CoA dehydrogenase, C-terminal; Crotonase, core), giving the protein MDIDDVEQIAVLGAGNMGHGIAEVATLAGYEVSMRDINEEFVQNGYEQVEWSLDKLAEKDQITQGEADAALDRLVPVVDLEVAVGDADVVIEAVPEKMDIKKEVYREVEEYAPEEAIFATNTSSLSVTELSEVCDRPEQFCGMHFFNPPVRMQLVEVISGAHTADETLDTIESLAEAMGKTPVRVRKDSPGFIVNRVLVPLMNEAAWIVQADDATIEEVDSTTKFDIGLPMGSFELADQVGIDVGYHVLEYMHQELGDAYQPCPLLAEKVEKDELGRKTGRGFYDYENGGAQIPTDKGREDIQKRLLALMANEVAGLVTEDVADPADIDRAVKLGAGFPDGPAKMADDYGLAALVEALDELYEETGAERYVVESSLRELAESDAGFYGPADESDDETSYETLGVEVDGRVGHIELQRPHRMNTISSELLEELGTAIDELEAEDDVRAILLTGEGERAFSAGADVQSMAAGGANPLDAVELSKLGQETFGKLEEADAPVVAGIDGYCLGGGMELATCADMRVAGRSAELGQPEHNLGLLPGWGGTQRLRHIVGEGRAKEIIFTAERYDAERMAEYGFLNEVVEEPTERAWELARDLAAGPPVAQRFTKRAMLAGRGDTDAGLEVESQAFGHLMNTDDLMEGVTAFMGDEEPEFEGK; this is encoded by the coding sequence ATGGATATCGACGACGTAGAGCAGATTGCAGTGCTCGGCGCCGGGAACATGGGTCACGGCATCGCCGAAGTGGCCACCCTCGCGGGGTACGAGGTGTCGATGCGGGACATCAACGAGGAGTTCGTCCAGAACGGCTACGAACAGGTGGAGTGGAGCCTCGACAAACTGGCCGAGAAAGACCAGATTACCCAGGGCGAGGCCGACGCCGCACTGGACCGACTGGTCCCGGTGGTCGACCTCGAGGTCGCAGTCGGCGACGCCGACGTCGTCATCGAGGCCGTCCCCGAGAAGATGGATATCAAGAAGGAGGTCTACCGCGAGGTCGAGGAGTACGCCCCTGAGGAGGCCATATTCGCGACCAACACCTCCAGTCTCTCCGTCACGGAGCTCTCGGAGGTCTGCGACCGGCCCGAGCAGTTCTGTGGGATGCACTTTTTCAACCCCCCCGTTCGCATGCAGTTGGTCGAGGTCATCTCCGGCGCCCACACCGCCGACGAGACGCTCGACACCATCGAGTCACTCGCCGAAGCGATGGGCAAAACGCCCGTGCGCGTCCGGAAGGACTCGCCCGGCTTCATCGTCAACCGCGTGCTCGTGCCGCTGATGAACGAGGCTGCGTGGATCGTTCAGGCCGACGACGCCACCATCGAGGAGGTCGACTCCACCACCAAGTTCGATATCGGGCTGCCGATGGGCTCGTTCGAACTCGCCGACCAGGTCGGCATCGATGTGGGCTACCACGTGCTGGAGTACATGCACCAGGAGCTGGGGGACGCCTACCAGCCCTGCCCGCTGCTCGCTGAGAAAGTCGAGAAGGACGAACTCGGACGGAAGACCGGACGCGGCTTCTACGACTACGAGAACGGTGGCGCACAGATCCCCACCGACAAGGGCCGCGAGGACATCCAGAAACGCCTGCTCGCACTGATGGCAAACGAGGTGGCCGGGCTGGTCACCGAAGACGTCGCCGACCCTGCTGACATCGACCGCGCGGTCAAGCTGGGCGCGGGCTTCCCCGACGGCCCGGCAAAGATGGCTGACGACTACGGACTCGCGGCGCTCGTCGAGGCGCTCGACGAACTCTACGAGGAGACCGGCGCCGAACGCTACGTGGTCGAGTCTTCGCTCCGAGAACTCGCGGAATCCGACGCGGGCTTTTACGGCCCGGCGGACGAGAGCGACGACGAGACCAGCTACGAGACGCTGGGTGTCGAGGTCGACGGCCGTGTCGGCCACATCGAACTCCAGCGGCCCCACCGCATGAACACCATCAGCAGCGAACTGCTGGAGGAGCTCGGCACCGCGATCGACGAGCTGGAGGCCGAGGACGATGTGCGGGCCATCCTTCTCACTGGGGAGGGCGAGCGCGCCTTCTCTGCTGGCGCCGACGTCCAGAGCATGGCTGCCGGCGGCGCGAACCCGCTGGACGCTGTTGAGCTCTCGAAGCTCGGCCAGGAGACGTTCGGCAAACTCGAGGAAGCCGACGCACCGGTCGTCGCGGGTATCGACGGCTACTGTCTCGGCGGCGGGATGGAGCTGGCGACGTGTGCGGACATGCGAGTCGCCGGTCGGAGCGCCGAACTCGGCCAGCCCGAGCACAACCTTGGCCTGCTGCCGGGATGGGGCGGCACACAGCGCCTCCGCCACATCGTCGGCGAGGGTCGCGCAAAGGAGATCATCTTCACCGCCGAGCGCTACGACGCCGAGCGGATGGCGGAGTACGGCTTCCTCAACGAGGTCGTCGAGGAGCCGACCGAGCGCGCGTGGGAGCTTGCTCGCGACCTCGCCGCCGGCCCACCGGTCGCCCAGCGCTTCACCAAGCGCGCGATGCTCGCCGGACGCGGCGACACCGACGCCGGGCTCGAAGTCGAGAGCCAGGCGTTCGGCCACCTCATGAACACCGACGACCTGATGGAGGGCGTGACGGCGTTCATGGGCGACGAGGAGCCGGAGTTCGAAGGAAAGTAG
- a CDS encoding ABC-type transporter, integral membrane subunit (PFAM: Bacterial inner-membrane translocator~KEGG: hwa:HQ2963A ABC-type branched-chain amino acid transport system, permease protein II): MTALELPGSSEVPGWARYRQWFRSRWDQGGVAAWLLAAAHLLVGTLLFVVISAVPSSGLLSAVKVVLLGVVGIATVTPPAEPYTAWLAQVWAQSDRGKLYVVLGNAALVFFLLGIVIGSPFNAFVGGIEGLLYFAAAYAMITLALNLHWGYAGVFNIGVAGFMAVGVYTMAIVSSPVDPGSSGVPGLGLPLIVGIVAGTLMSTFVGLIAALPALRLRADYFAIVTVAFSEIIRYFLLSGEFQAVDLPVVGVIGTGGAVGKSMPANPLRLLFYENSSATAQPALLGELLFPLFQGLQLTIIPDGYAVNLGVATLPIEFTLNFSVQPSVISGFTEVAVLVVGVGAFFWLLRRVGNSPFGRVLKAIREDEVVAKSLGKDTNAFKLVSFALGCGLMGLGGILWFGQQGYVTPNTFRPIITFYIWVALIIGGAGSNVGSVLGGSLFVAALWEGPRYLKTTAESAVSFPSAPNNVIQALLPIFQGEVGPLLSFALSNIQAFRLIFIGALLIWLMQRRPEGLLGHRTEEAAAIPLTRPNGGETDE, from the coding sequence ATGACTGCACTCGAACTCCCGGGCAGCTCGGAGGTTCCCGGCTGGGCGCGCTACCGGCAGTGGTTCCGCTCGCGCTGGGACCAAGGCGGCGTCGCTGCCTGGCTGCTGGCGGCCGCACATCTGCTCGTGGGGACGCTGCTGTTCGTCGTCATCTCGGCGGTCCCCAGTAGCGGCCTGCTTTCAGCGGTGAAGGTGGTGCTGCTCGGAGTGGTCGGCATCGCGACGGTCACACCCCCGGCCGAGCCCTACACGGCATGGCTCGCTCAGGTGTGGGCGCAAAGCGACCGCGGCAAGCTCTACGTCGTGCTCGGCAACGCCGCACTCGTGTTTTTCCTGCTCGGCATCGTCATCGGCTCGCCGTTCAACGCGTTCGTCGGCGGCATCGAGGGGCTGCTTTACTTCGCTGCTGCGTACGCCATGATTACGCTTGCGCTCAACCTCCACTGGGGCTACGCGGGCGTGTTCAACATCGGCGTCGCGGGGTTCATGGCCGTTGGCGTCTACACGATGGCCATCGTCTCCTCGCCGGTCGACCCCGGCTCCTCCGGGGTGCCCGGCTTGGGGCTCCCGCTAATCGTCGGCATCGTCGCGGGAACGCTCATGTCGACGTTTGTCGGCCTGATTGCGGCGCTCCCCGCGCTGCGCCTGCGCGCGGACTACTTCGCGATCGTGACGGTCGCGTTCTCAGAAATCATCCGGTACTTCCTGCTTTCGGGGGAGTTCCAGGCGGTTGACCTGCCTGTCGTCGGTGTGATTGGAACTGGGGGGGCGGTCGGGAAGAGCATGCCGGCGAACCCGCTTCGGCTGCTGTTCTATGAGAATTCCAGTGCGACGGCACAGCCGGCACTGCTGGGTGAACTGTTGTTCCCGCTGTTTCAGGGGCTCCAGCTCACCATCATCCCGGACGGCTACGCGGTGAATCTCGGGGTCGCGACACTCCCAATCGAGTTCACGCTCAACTTCTCAGTCCAGCCGTCGGTCATCTCTGGTTTCACGGAGGTGGCGGTGTTGGTGGTCGGCGTCGGCGCCTTCTTCTGGCTGCTCCGCCGGGTGGGGAACTCCCCGTTCGGTCGCGTGCTCAAGGCCATCCGTGAGGACGAGGTGGTCGCCAAGTCGCTCGGGAAAGACACCAACGCGTTCAAGCTGGTCTCGTTCGCGCTCGGCTGCGGGCTGATGGGGTTGGGCGGTATCCTCTGGTTCGGTCAGCAGGGGTACGTCACGCCCAACACCTTCCGGCCCATCATCACGTTCTACATCTGGGTCGCGCTCATCATCGGCGGCGCGGGGAGCAACGTCGGCTCGGTGCTCGGCGGTTCGCTGTTCGTCGCGGCGCTCTGGGAGGGGCCACGCTACCTAAAAACGACCGCCGAATCTGCGGTCAGCTTCCCGAGCGCGCCCAACAACGTGATTCAGGCGCTGCTCCCCATCTTCCAGGGGGAGGTCGGGCCGCTGCTCTCCTTCGCACTCTCGAACATCCAGGCGTTCCGCCTCATCTTCATTGGCGCGCTGCTCATCTGGCTGATGCAGCGCCGACCGGAGGGGCTGCTCGGCCACCGGACGGAGGAAGCGGCCGCGATTCCGCTCACGCGGCCCAACGGGGGTGAGACCGATGAGTAG
- a CDS encoding GCN5-related N-acetyltransferase (PFAM: GCN5-related N-acetyltransferase~KEGG: hvo:HVO_2804 sporulation regulator-like protein) — protein sequence MNVCLYDWGETEADKSSFIPMSWFHNRSEPEALRPRHENFERMEIEASTMATVDELAGLWVALARDQRAYGSHLKPEANRESVREGLARGIVTGGVLVARAEDGTIAGFVQFSPESEAYAQDVTRGVIENLYVRLGYRGAGIGSELLEAAEEQLFDADADRVRLEVLAANDDARRFYAQHGYTPHRVELEKAPENDNHTKED from the coding sequence GTGAATGTCTGCCTCTATGATTGGGGCGAGACAGAAGCGGATAAATCTTCCTTCATTCCGATGAGTTGGTTCCACAACAGAAGCGAGCCGGAAGCTCTTCGTCCCCGCCACGAGAACTTCGAGCGAATGGAGATCGAGGCGTCAACGATGGCGACGGTCGATGAGCTGGCCGGCCTCTGGGTGGCGCTGGCCCGCGACCAGCGCGCCTACGGGTCACACCTCAAGCCGGAGGCGAACCGAGAGTCGGTTCGGGAGGGGCTCGCCCGCGGCATCGTCACCGGCGGGGTCCTCGTCGCTCGGGCCGAGGACGGAACGATTGCTGGGTTCGTGCAGTTCTCTCCAGAGAGCGAGGCCTACGCACAGGACGTGACACGGGGCGTCATCGAGAATCTCTACGTCCGCCTCGGCTATCGTGGGGCGGGTATCGGGAGCGAGTTGCTCGAAGCCGCCGAGGAACAGCTGTTCGACGCCGACGCTGACCGGGTGCGACTGGAGGTGCTGGCGGCCAACGACGACGCCCGGCGGTTCTACGCACAGCACGGCTACACCCCCCATCGGGTGGAACTGGAGAAAGCACCGGAAAACGACAACCACACAAAGGAGGACTGA
- a CDS encoding ABC-type transporter, integral membrane subunit (PFAM: Bacterial inner-membrane translocator~KEGG: hma:rrnB0205 branched-chain amino acid ABC transporter permease protein) — MELRTTVDWGRQLLSNRSFTVFAAVVGLLLAVDLTQRLSSGNLAAAQLLSYLWDGLVFGLGLGLAGIGLSMTYSILNFANFGHGDYLTAGAFSGWSAAWLLAGMGSGAGAIQLLLLESGLATQVNVSIIAAPLEILGGLVVAAVVTVLLSLLLDRIVYKPMRDEEGISLLIASIGVALALRYTIVLFFNTDSRGLTAGDATVDLPVGAGAVTVTAHQTTLVIVAVALMLGVHLLLQRSKLGKAMRAMADNEDLARVTGIPTERVVRFTWIIGGGLAGAAGFLLALERGNIVFSFGWRLLLPVFAAVILGGIGSIYGAMFGGIAIGIARSVSAVWIPAEFSLVAAFLLMILVLLFKPSGIFQGRTTA, encoded by the coding sequence ATGGAACTACGAACCACGGTTGACTGGGGGCGTCAACTCCTCTCGAACCGCTCGTTCACGGTGTTTGCGGCGGTCGTCGGCCTACTGCTGGCGGTTGACCTAACACAGCGGCTATCGAGTGGCAACCTCGCGGCGGCCCAGCTCCTCTCGTATCTCTGGGACGGGCTCGTCTTCGGCCTCGGTCTCGGTCTGGCCGGCATCGGGCTCTCGATGACGTACAGTATTCTCAACTTCGCGAACTTCGGACACGGCGACTATCTCACCGCAGGGGCGTTCTCCGGCTGGTCAGCGGCGTGGCTGCTGGCTGGGATGGGCTCCGGTGCGGGGGCGATTCAACTGCTGTTACTCGAGTCGGGGCTGGCGACGCAGGTCAACGTCAGCATCATCGCTGCACCGCTCGAAATCTTAGGCGGCCTGGTTGTCGCCGCCGTGGTGACGGTGTTGCTCTCGCTCCTGCTCGACCGCATTGTCTACAAGCCGATGCGTGACGAGGAGGGCATCTCGCTGCTCATCGCCAGTATTGGTGTCGCGCTCGCGCTGCGGTACACCATCGTGCTCTTTTTCAACACGGACTCGCGCGGGCTGACTGCGGGTGACGCAACGGTCGACCTCCCGGTCGGCGCCGGCGCGGTCACCGTGACGGCCCACCAGACGACGCTGGTGATTGTCGCCGTGGCACTCATGCTGGGTGTTCACCTGCTGCTCCAGCGCAGCAAACTTGGGAAAGCGATGCGGGCGATGGCCGACAACGAGGACCTCGCACGCGTCACCGGGATTCCGACCGAACGAGTCGTCCGGTTCACCTGGATTATCGGCGGCGGACTCGCCGGCGCCGCGGGGTTCCTGCTCGCACTCGAGCGCGGGAACATCGTCTTTTCGTTCGGCTGGCGGCTGCTGCTGCCGGTGTTCGCAGCGGTCATTCTCGGCGGCATCGGCTCCATCTACGGCGCGATGTTCGGCGGCATCGCCATCGGCATCGCGCGTAGTGTCTCGGCGGTCTGGATTCCGGCCGAGTTCTCGCTGGTCGCGGCGTTTCTGCTCATGATTCTGGTCCTGCTGTTCAAACCGTCCGGCATCTTCCAGGGGAGGACAACCGCATGA
- a CDS encoding ABC transporter related protein (KEGG: hla:Hlac_2095 ABC transporter related~PFAM: ABC transporter-like~SMART: ATPase, AAA+ type, core), with product MSKAEKERTEHAESTGGAKTDASVDPDALLKVEGLDAGYGDLQILSDVNLHVADGEYVTIVGPNGAGKSTVMKSVFGLTTHMGGTVTFDGKEIQGNLPEEIIHEGIGYVPQNENVFETLSVRENLEMGAYILDSVPEDQIQAVYDRFPILEERSEQKAGTMSGGQRQMLAMGRALMLDPDLLLLDEPSAGLAPDLVAEMFDRIDRINDDGTAVLMVEQNAKVALGRCDRGYVVVQGENRYVDSGEALLNNEQVRQDFLGG from the coding sequence ATGAGCAAAGCCGAGAAAGAACGAACCGAGCACGCAGAGTCTACAGGCGGCGCGAAAACCGACGCGTCGGTCGACCCCGATGCGTTGCTGAAAGTCGAAGGGTTGGACGCGGGCTACGGCGACCTACAGATTCTCTCGGACGTGAACCTTCACGTCGCCGACGGCGAGTACGTCACCATCGTTGGCCCGAACGGCGCAGGGAAGTCGACGGTGATGAAGTCGGTCTTCGGACTCACCACCCACATGGGCGGCACCGTCACCTTCGATGGGAAGGAGATTCAGGGCAATCTCCCCGAGGAAATTATCCACGAAGGTATCGGCTACGTCCCCCAGAACGAGAACGTCTTCGAGACGCTATCGGTCCGGGAGAACCTCGAAATGGGGGCGTACATCCTCGATTCGGTGCCAGAAGACCAGATCCAGGCGGTGTACGACCGGTTCCCGATTCTGGAGGAGCGCAGCGAGCAGAAGGCCGGGACGATGTCCGGTGGGCAGCGACAGATGCTCGCGATGGGCCGGGCACTGATGCTCGACCCGGACCTCTTGCTGTTGGACGAGCCCTCGGCGGGCCTCGCCCCCGACCTGGTGGCGGAGATGTTCGACCGCATCGACCGCATCAACGACGACGGCACGGCGGTGCTGATGGTCGAGCAGAACGCCAAGGTGGCGCTGGGGCGCTGTGACCGCGGCTACGTGGTGGTGCAGGGTGAGAACCGCTACGTGGACTCGGGCGAGGCGCTGTTGAACAACGAGCAGGTGCGGCAGGACTTCCTCGGGGGCTAG
- a CDS encoding extracellular solute-binding protein family 1 (PFAM: Bacterial extracellular solute-binding, family 1~KEGG: hbo:Hbor_19670 ABC molybdate transporter, periplasmic component) encodes MLKGVSAAGLAGLAGCSGGGGSEGATATGTEEVTDSAGDGSTDTSTEESSGSEVGGSMTIFHAGSLAPPFSEGEPQFEEEYGVDVTREAQGSVASTQKITQQGRTAAVLGVSDFRLIRDRIVPEFGEWYAIFTTNSMSIQYREDSPGADEISADNWWEVLTRDDVTIGHSDPAVDPGGYRAVMTQQLGAEEFQGERLYDDSTYQALRENSTVPTGTETNLEGQLKSGELDYVFYYQSISSTSGLPYIDLQPEVDLSQATREYAEHYSKAEVETGSGTFAGAPIAYGLTVPSVAENPEAGAAWVEYFATDEGREILKEQGLVPVDPIVVPQSGKDAVPDRVMRVASAQSTLGPLDL; translated from the coding sequence GTGCTGAAGGGCGTCAGCGCGGCCGGATTGGCTGGCCTCGCCGGCTGTTCCGGTGGCGGCGGCAGTGAGGGAGCAACCGCGACCGGGACCGAGGAGGTCACGGACTCCGCCGGCGACGGGTCGACGGACACGTCGACGGAGGAAAGCAGTGGCTCCGAGGTCGGTGGCTCGATGACCATCTTCCACGCCGGGAGCCTCGCGCCGCCGTTCAGCGAAGGCGAACCGCAGTTCGAGGAGGAGTACGGCGTCGACGTGACCCGCGAAGCACAGGGTTCTGTCGCCTCGACCCAGAAGATCACCCAACAGGGTCGGACCGCCGCCGTCCTCGGCGTCTCCGACTTCCGACTCATCCGCGACCGGATCGTTCCGGAGTTCGGTGAGTGGTACGCCATCTTCACGACGAACTCGATGTCAATCCAGTACCGCGAGGACTCACCCGGCGCAGACGAGATCTCGGCGGACAACTGGTGGGAGGTCCTGACCCGGGACGACGTCACCATCGGTCACTCCGACCCCGCGGTCGACCCCGGTGGCTACCGCGCGGTCATGACCCAACAGCTCGGCGCCGAGGAGTTCCAAGGCGAGCGTCTTTACGACGACTCGACCTACCAGGCGCTCCGCGAGAACTCGACCGTCCCGACGGGCACTGAGACGAATCTGGAGGGCCAGCTCAAATCCGGTGAACTGGACTACGTGTTCTACTACCAGTCAATCTCCAGCACCTCAGGGCTGCCCTACATCGACCTCCAGCCGGAAGTGGACCTCTCACAGGCGACCCGCGAGTACGCCGAGCACTACTCGAAGGCGGAAGTCGAGACCGGCAGCGGGACGTTCGCCGGCGCACCTATCGCCTACGGTCTCACCGTCCCGAGCGTCGCCGAGAACCCCGAAGCCGGCGCCGCGTGGGTGGAGTACTTCGCCACCGACGAGGGTCGAGAAATCCTCAAGGAGCAGGGTCTCGTCCCGGTCGACCCCATCGTCGTCCCACAGAGCGGGAAGGACGCCGTGCCGGACCGCGTGATGCGCGTCGCCTCGGCCCAGAGTACCCTCGGGCCGCTCGACCTGTAA